TTCGGGTCCGTGCCACAGACGCCGGTCGAGCAGCACATCGGGGGATCGAAAACTTCAATGGTCGGCATGGGAATGTTCCTTGTGGTGGTTTGCAGTGAAAGCTGGACCGTGACCTTACCGGGTCCCCAGGGCGTCGGGCAGCGTCTGCACGTAGTCGCGAATCTCGTCGCGCACGCGCCGATAGTGTGACAGCGCCCGTTCGGGGTCGGTCTCGTCGGCCGCGAGTTTGGGCGGGTCGTCGAAGCCCTGATGCACCACGGTCGCCGTGCCGGAAAACATCGGACAGGTCTCATGAGCATGGCCGCAGACGGTGACGACGTAATCGAAGTCGACGCCCGTCAAATCATCGAGCGTCTTGCTGGTGTGGTTGGCGATGTCCACCCTCGCCTCGGCCATCACCTTCAACGCATGCGGGTTCAGCCCGTGCTTCTCGATGCCCGCCGAGTAAGGCTCAACGACATCGCCCTTAAGATGCCGCGCCTAACCCTCCGCCATCTGGCTGCGGCAGGAGTTGCCCGTGCAGAGAAACAGGACTTTCAGTTTCGGCTGTAGCATTCGGTGGCTTCCTTTCGGTCTTTCTCGCGGACGCAACAGAGCGTCTCGGCATCGCTCACAATGATCTTTTCTTTCTCCAGCGCCTTGAGCGTCCAGCGGATGGCGTCGCGAACCACGGACGGCGCCTCGCGGTCGGCAAGGCGGTAGTAGTGCCAACGCCCATCCTTGCGCC
The Phycisphaerales bacterium AB-hyl4 genome window above contains:
- a CDS encoding ArsR/SmtB family transcription factor codes for the protein MQQYVAITKALADEGRGRAIMALADGELCLCQIVEVLGLSPSTVSKHMSILHQAGLVERRKDGRWHYYRLADREAPSVVRDAIRWTLKALEKEKIIVSDAETLCCVREKDRKEATECYSRN